One genomic segment of Paenibacillus sp. FSL H8-0332 includes these proteins:
- the greA gene encoding transcription elongation factor GreA has translation MSNNDEVFLTKEGLAKLEEELRELKGAGRKELAARLKLAISYGDLKENSEYHSAKEDQSFMETRIMILEKMLIKAQIVDASNLDLSTVSVGCIVILNDVEYSEKIEYRVVGPAEADVLDNKISYESPLGKELIGKKVGDIISVNAPMGVIKYELLEIKML, from the coding sequence ATGTCCAACAATGATGAAGTATTTTTGACCAAAGAAGGCCTGGCCAAGCTGGAGGAAGAGCTAAGAGAGCTGAAGGGAGCAGGGCGTAAGGAGCTTGCCGCCCGGCTTAAGCTGGCGATCAGCTACGGCGATCTGAAGGAGAACAGCGAATACCACTCCGCCAAGGAGGATCAATCCTTCATGGAGACCCGCATTATGATTCTGGAGAAGATGCTGATCAAGGCGCAGATCGTGGATGCCAGCAATCTGGATCTGAGCACAGTCAGCGTAGGCTGCATCGTTATCCTCAATGATGTGGAGTACTCGGAGAAGATCGAATATAGAGTGGTTGGGCCGGCGGAAGCCGATGTGCTGGACAACAAGATCTCCTACGAGAGCCCTCTCGGCAAAGAGCTGATCGGCAAAAAGGTAGGCGATATCATCAGCGTCAATGCCCCGATGGGTGTCATCAAATACGAGCTGCTTGAGATCAAAATGCTGTAA